The window AGAAAGGAAAAACCTCAagtcttaataataaaatttaacggTTCCATTTTAACTTTTCGGGTGATTATCATAATTTACAccacaataaaaaaattgtgtttttcttttaatattaaatttattatcattctcGTCTCCTTCTGTTTAgaaatcttaatattttttttgattcaGTTGAACTTAACCTCGTTTCATCGGTGAaaccaataaattaaaataacaagtGAGAAAAGACATAATCTAATTATtctagatttatataaataataaagacgtaatatttgttatatatatattccaataTGACTGAAATAGAAGAATGAAACATACAGGAGAGGTGTTAATTTGTAGCTGCTGCCTCCCACTAATTAACTTTATCTTTAGTACGTAAAGCATCTCTCAAAGGAACTCCAATATCCCAAACAAACATGACCAATTAATTCATTATAGCCACagaaaatcttttttttttttttattttaaaattttaacccCCATAAACatacaacaaaatattaataatagtaaaaagATAAGACAAGAGAGTGAATCTTATTCCTTGTTTGGACAAGGCCTAATCAACCAATGCCTTTTTGGtacctatatatatttaagattataTAAGCCATCTGAGAAGTACGTACATACTCTCAATTATTCATAGCTAATTGCTTAATTGATCCAATCTAATATTTAAGTAGTGTTTATGGCCAGTAATTTAAAGACTAAGATGCAGTTTCTTAGGTATTcaattcatttcatttcatataaTGATCATGATCTTAGTAATTTGGAATTTTATTTTCAGAGCAGCTGGTAGTAACAAGCGTGCCATGAGCAAATTAGTTGGTAAGGTAGATAAGCAGCTCAACAAAAGCAAGGTGGAAGAACCGATTAGAAGCCGAGATGGGTGCTGGGTCCCGCACCCTCGCTCGGGAATATACTTTCCAGCCGGGCAAGAGTGGGTCATGAACGACGTCCCCGAGAATGCAGCCGTGTTTAACCGCACCTATTGGCTTAGGAGTGTAGATGGGGTGGACCAATCTGATCAACCTAATTTAATTACCTCGGCTGCCCCTGCCTCCATCTCCTGATCAATTATTGAAATTATACAACTTCTATTTACAACTCAAGGGGAAATAtcttataatagtaataatatgtacctataattaaatattgcTTTAAATTTGAGTTGCCactgttaatttatatatatatattagttaaatggTTCAATGTCTAAACTAAACTCTTTATATATGGATTATTACTATAacaatgttaataaaattaaaaatactcaataacttaaatttttaaagataacaatgaattaattaaataaaaaaaatttaaacttcaaat is drawn from Impatiens glandulifera chromosome 3, dImpGla2.1, whole genome shotgun sequence and contains these coding sequences:
- the LOC124929675 gene encoding uncharacterized protein LOC124929675 is translated as MASNLKTKMQFLRAAGSNKRAMSKLVGKVDKQLNKSKVEEPIRSRDGCWVPHPRSGIYFPAGQEWVMNDVPENAAVFNRTYWLRSVDGVDQSDQPNLITSAAPASIS